A part of Paramisgurnus dabryanus chromosome 15, PD_genome_1.1, whole genome shotgun sequence genomic DNA contains:
- the cd302 gene encoding CD302 antigen, which translates to MESCKDCRVFVLFTVALLTLTSHLTRGQDTADCPADGRTWLPFGDNCYHFVHGEEDTAQSYSFESAQDKCKLYGLLTVKSAPVNDFIVKYSPNVWKHDVNIWLGIDYDSDDDVFRWIDDESVLLYNNWEDGGSDETDLALMDTCIVLHSSTGKWENVSCLNEPATGVVCQTKAVWPSAPKSSPFLSALVIISVVLILVVSAVVWFLHQRNSPGSSILNLIEYNPPFRSPSADQTCLVEAEEVEDIP; encoded by the exons ATGGAGTCGTGTAAAGATTGTCgtgtttttgtgttgtttacaGTCGCTCTTCTTACTTTAACGTCTCATTTAACGCGAGGACAGGACACTGCTG ACTGCCCAGCAGATGGACGCACGTGGTTGCCGTTTGGTGACAACTGTTATCACTTTGTTCATGGAGAAGAGGACACGGCACAAAGCTACTCATTTGAATCTGCACAAGACAAGTGTAAATTATATG GTCTCTTGACAGTTAAAAGTGCTCCGGTGAATGACTTCATTGTAAAGTACAGCCCTAATGTGTGGAAGCACGATGTAAACATCTGGCTTGGGATCGACTATGACAGCGATG ATGATGTGTTCAGGTGGATTGATGATGAAAGTGTTTTGCTGTATAATAACTGGGAAGACGGAGGCTCAGATGAAACTGATCTTGCTCTCATGGACACCTGTATCGTTCTTCACTCCAGCACAGGAAAATGGGAAAATGTCAGCTGTTTAAATGAGCCTGCGACTGGCGTCGTATGTCAGACCA AGGCGGTCTGGCCAAGCGCACCAA AGAGCAGTCCGTTCCTCTCGGCTCTGGTCATCATCAGTGTGGTGCTGATACTCGTCGTCTCTGCGGTGGTTTGGTTCCTTCACCAAAGGAACAGTCCGGGTTCATCGATCCTCAACCTTATCGAGTACAACCCTCCCTTCAGATCCCCATCCGCAGATCAGACCTGCTTGGTCGAAGCCGAAGAAGTTGAAGACATTCCTTAG